The genome window GTGCTCCGTTTTTGAAGGTGGTTTGGCGAATGGTGTTTTAGACCTGTAGGTAAACGCGGCCGTTTTCGCGTTTTACGGGATAGGTGACCAGGCTGGCTAGCTCGCCTTCGCCGAGAAACTCGCCCGTGCGGAGTGAGAAGGTGTGCTTGTGCAGCGGACATGCAACCTTGGGCTCTCCGTTTTGGGTGCCCGTTAGGCCGCGGGATAGCACCATTTGTCCGTTATACGGGCTCTGGTTTTGCACGGCATACCATTCGTCGGTGTTGAAGTGGAAGACGGCGATCTGCAGTGCGTCGTGTTGGATGCAGATGCCGAGGCCTTCGGGGAAGTCGGCTTCGCTGCCGGCTTCGATCCAAGTTGTTTGTTCAAGTGTGTCTGACATGAGAATTAGGAATTAGGAATTAGGAAATGTGTGTTAAACGCTGGTGAGTTCGCCTTCGAGAGCGGGTTTGATCTGTGTGCGCTCGCGGGTGAATTTGACGTTCGGGTCGACGGCGTCGCTGTTGCCG of Lentimonas sp. CC4 contains these proteins:
- the nirD gene encoding nitrite reductase small subunit NirD; this translates as MSDTLEQTTWIEAGSEADFPEGLGICIQHDALQIAVFHFNTDEWYAVQNQSPYNGQMVLSRGLTGTQNGEPKVACPLHKHTFSLRTGEFLGEGELASLVTYPVKRENGRVYLQV